A genomic window from Gammaproteobacteria bacterium includes:
- the lptC gene encoding LPS export ABC transporter periplasmic protein LptC yields MNSIRIFIVLLMVLAATASWWLNKHPDRLSSRPQPSTEHYADFFLRNFSIHQFNSDGSKQRLLQGSHLEHYPNDDSTQVRIAHIKLQTPAQATWIIDAQRAHLSRNGEQIVLNDNVVMQRLAFKQLEALKLETQTLHLDSIENRAKSDQAVQLSSENGLWNAIGMTAELNENKLTLLSQVKGHHAVPTP; encoded by the coding sequence ATGAACAGCATCCGTATTTTTATCGTGTTACTGATGGTGCTGGCCGCCACCGCGTCTTGGTGGCTCAATAAACACCCAGATCGGCTCTCCAGCAGACCTCAGCCCAGCACGGAACATTACGCCGATTTTTTTCTGCGCAACTTTAGCATTCATCAATTTAACTCAGACGGCTCAAAACAGCGCCTCTTGCAAGGCAGCCACCTAGAACACTATCCCAACGATGATTCAACTCAAGTTCGGATTGCACACATCAAACTCCAAACGCCCGCACAAGCCACTTGGATTATTGATGCACAGCGCGCTCACCTCAGTCGCAACGGTGAACAAATTGTGTTGAACGATAACGTGGTTATGCAACGGCTTGCCTTTAAACAACTCGAAGCACTGAAACTCGAAACTCAAACCCTCCATCTCGACAGCATTGAAAATCGAGCAAAAAGCGATCAAGCGGTACAACTCAGCTCAGAAAATGGGCTCTGGAATGCCATCGGCATGACCGCTGAGTTAAATGAGAATAAACTGACCCTACTCTCCCAAGTCAAAGGCCATCATGCAGTACCAACCCCTTAA
- a CDS encoding STAS domain-containing protein — translation MLDCRLEPLSAGLFTLHGQLDFDSVVTLLASSERQFDWSASVVIDLQAVSDSNSAGLALLLEWMRLAAEQQQKVCFRNLPLQLIQIAQINGLQELLPLES, via the coding sequence ATGTTAGATTGTCGCTTAGAACCGCTCTCTGCAGGTCTTTTTACGTTACACGGTCAACTTGATTTTGACAGTGTGGTGACTCTATTGGCAAGTTCAGAGCGTCAGTTTGATTGGTCTGCATCCGTTGTGATTGATCTGCAGGCGGTGAGTGACTCCAACAGCGCCGGTTTAGCGCTGCTATTGGAGTGGATGCGCTTGGCGGCTGAGCAGCAACAGAAGGTGTGCTTTCGTAATCTGCCATTGCAGCTGATCCAGATAGCCCAGATCAATGGGTTGCAAGAGCTGCTGCCGCTGGAGTCGTGA
- a CDS encoding TatD family hydrolase encodes MLIDSHCHLDRVKLAPFADNFETMLQAAKENQVDAFLNVCIDLEHFEDVFQPTQTHNNIWCSVGVHPTEKEGQEPDVETLVQLAKRDKVIAIGETGIDYHWENENMEWQRERFRVHIRAARHCGKPLIIHSRSAREDTLKIFAEEGGPEVGGVMHCFAEDLPTANKAMELGLYISFSGIVTFKSATEIQEAAQNIPLDRLLIETDSPYLAPVPHRGKANHPALVKHVAEKVAELRGISFEEVAKASSDNFRRLFKVESLI; translated from the coding sequence ATGCTCATCGACAGCCATTGCCACTTAGACCGAGTCAAACTTGCTCCCTTTGCAGACAATTTTGAGACCATGTTACAGGCCGCCAAAGAGAATCAGGTTGATGCCTTTCTCAATGTCTGCATTGATCTCGAACATTTCGAAGACGTTTTTCAGCCCACCCAAACACACAACAACATCTGGTGCTCTGTCGGCGTTCACCCCACCGAAAAAGAAGGGCAAGAGCCTGATGTCGAGACTTTAGTTCAACTGGCAAAACGGGACAAGGTAATCGCCATTGGCGAAACCGGCATCGACTACCACTGGGAAAATGAAAACATGGAGTGGCAGCGCGAGCGTTTTCGCGTTCACATTCGTGCTGCCAGACACTGTGGAAAACCCTTAATTATTCACTCTCGCTCCGCCCGTGAAGACACCTTGAAGATCTTCGCTGAAGAAGGTGGCCCTGAAGTCGGTGGTGTGATGCACTGTTTTGCCGAAGATCTACCCACGGCCAACAAGGCAATGGAGTTGGGTTTGTACATCTCTTTTTCCGGTATCGTCACCTTTAAAAGCGCCACCGAAATTCAAGAGGCGGCGCAAAACATCCCCCTAGACCGACTTCTGATTGAGACCGATTCACCTTATCTGGCACCCGTGCCTCATCGCGGCAAAGCCAACCATCCGGCACTGGTGAAACACGTAGCAGAAAAGGTCGCCGAGCTGCGTGGCATCAGCTTTGAAGAGGTCGCTAAAGCCTCCAGTGACAATTTCAGACGGCTGTTTAAGGTTGAGAGCTTGATCTGA
- the kdsC gene encoding 3-deoxy-manno-octulosonate-8-phosphatase KdsC: MHSIQQKAAQIRLVIFDIDGVLTSGALFIGDDGQEYKAFHSRDGHGLRMLQDSGVQVAIITGRSSKVVQHRAKDLGIQHVYQGRREKLPAFEELLQATGFSVEQVAYVGDDVMDLPIMIRTGLAIAVQDAHSLVKKHAHWLTPSNGGMGAGRDVCELIMEAQGTLEPALATYLVK, from the coding sequence ATGCACTCCATCCAGCAAAAAGCCGCTCAAATCCGCTTGGTCATTTTTGATATTGACGGTGTCCTCACCAGCGGCGCGCTGTTTATCGGTGACGATGGTCAAGAGTACAAAGCCTTTCACTCCCGTGACGGTCACGGCCTGCGCATGTTGCAAGACTCCGGCGTGCAGGTGGCTATTATTACCGGTCGCAGCTCCAAAGTGGTACAGCACCGTGCCAAGGATCTGGGCATCCAGCACGTCTACCAAGGCCGCCGAGAAAAACTGCCTGCCTTTGAAGAGCTGTTGCAAGCCACCGGTTTCTCAGTAGAGCAGGTCGCCTACGTGGGTGACGACGTCATGGATCTGCCCATTATGATCCGCACTGGTTTGGCGATTGCGGTGCAAGACGCGCACAGTTTGGTGAAAAAACACGCGCATTGGCTCACCCCCAGTAACGGTGGCATGGGCGCTGGGCGGGATGTCTGTGAGCTGATTATGGAAGCTCAAGGTACGCTGGAACCGGCTTTAGCGACCTACTTGGTCAAATAA
- a CDS encoding M4 family metallopeptidase, translating to MVEKKGISKGLLLLSTTATVLLSGFAYAEVTGHLKQPFQGAVPQGFSVSQGIVEPRLASRLKPINKRFRSAGAAERRFQQLSSLPLGQKTRSVSGQSLISEQQQQGLRALQHRSSTALQVAFDRSSGTPTFIKAHLSALPSLRLLNGELDYKTAAKRFLLNNRALLRLKNPADEMQLQKSVTDSAGRQHLFYQQMHQGLPLWGQQLTLHLDKQANLYLANGRYQPSLTLATQATLSTADAEAAVKTALKLTHVQQINSELMIYMDQVAPKLVYKVDVQPSMSDRWLYFIDAHTGFVVHKIHNIHHSVQSSTGVDLLGKQQFFNSWLQNSTDYLMVDPTLPLSDVTAGYDPVANGPNATGDTFILTANNGDGTNLSFVSNSSANGGWDATAISAMSNTKVVYDYYKNTFNRQSIDDKNKNLMVVVHFGQGLDNAFWNGTFMVYGDGGQIFKPLAQCLDVAAHEMTHGVIESSANLIYENQSGALNESFADVFSMMVDRDDWLAGEDCTRPAPFFLRSVQDPSQGLDPQPTKMSEYKNMPNTPQTDNGGVHVNSGIPNRAAYLLAEGLSVEGLGVSVGRAKAEQMYYRALTVYLTASAQFIDARRALVQAAEDLHGVGAAEVASVKAAWDAVEVFDGATGATAPSPTTPTTTDVVNGADVMFYLYPRRDTVGTVIQHELFAQTMSNPFTGYDQNSDLQLSSRAAFDTRPAAYTDSSGTYAFFVADDKNLYQVDSLRQEVQITNTADMWGFAISPDGRYLAYVTSLSSDDQIHIMDFSTTPPSRLDYSVPLPSYQNGSQASLGLVHYADSLNFDYSSRVLVFDMLACTSLPNNSCVQGLPTDSASGLSNGLNYWSVGFLDLSSSTITVPDFSFPFPTQNPEVDLGYPMFASNSNRVIALDFIETLANQSRQSQVLILDFETQSSNLIYTQQTTGIAWGQPTFWGNDDFMSINLPATTGVSSSAIRIPIQGANSPTPWQGDATQAEVLNQLGVAAPLMHRAGVRQLSGALSLDQSLLSFGSLVLGEQRVLNITVSNQGNRDVDISNVVLSGQGFSHNATNTRLARGASLIVAVSFSPQLAGTQVGTLTFESNGTPTSLSLSLTGTGFSVGTGTGTGTGTGTGTGTGTGTSSGGLLSGTEVLFGLFLLWAVRRRKAA from the coding sequence ATGGTGGAAAAAAAAGGGATCTCTAAAGGGCTGTTGTTGTTATCAACCACGGCCACGGTGTTGCTCAGTGGGTTTGCGTATGCTGAGGTCACAGGCCATTTAAAACAGCCCTTTCAAGGTGCTGTGCCGCAAGGGTTTTCTGTTTCGCAGGGCATTGTTGAGCCTCGGCTTGCATCACGTCTGAAACCCATCAATAAACGTTTCCGCTCGGCGGGAGCAGCAGAGCGGCGTTTCCAGCAGTTATCGAGTTTGCCTTTGGGGCAAAAAACCCGTTCTGTTTCTGGTCAGTCTTTGATCAGTGAGCAGCAACAACAAGGCTTGCGAGCCTTGCAACATCGCAGTAGCACAGCTTTGCAGGTTGCTTTTGATCGGAGCAGTGGCACGCCGACCTTTATCAAAGCGCACCTGTCCGCTTTGCCTTCGCTGCGTTTGTTGAACGGTGAATTGGATTACAAAACCGCTGCTAAGCGGTTTTTGTTAAACAATCGTGCTTTGTTGCGGCTGAAAAATCCAGCCGATGAAATGCAGCTGCAAAAATCCGTGACCGATTCGGCGGGGCGGCAGCATCTCTTTTACCAGCAAATGCATCAAGGTTTGCCGCTGTGGGGTCAGCAGCTCACGCTGCATCTGGATAAACAGGCCAATCTTTATCTGGCCAACGGGCGTTATCAGCCGAGTTTGACCTTGGCGACGCAGGCGACCTTGAGCACGGCTGATGCAGAGGCGGCGGTGAAAACGGCGCTGAAATTAACACACGTGCAGCAGATCAACAGCGAATTGATGATCTACATGGATCAGGTTGCTCCTAAGCTGGTTTATAAAGTGGATGTTCAACCGAGCATGTCAGATCGTTGGCTCTATTTTATTGATGCTCACACAGGATTTGTGGTGCATAAAATTCATAATATTCATCACTCTGTGCAGTCCTCTACGGGGGTTGATTTGCTGGGTAAACAGCAGTTTTTTAACAGTTGGTTGCAAAATTCTACGGATTATTTAATGGTCGATCCGACCTTGCCGCTCTCTGATGTCACGGCGGGTTACGATCCGGTGGCCAATGGCCCTAATGCCACCGGTGATACGTTTATTTTGACCGCCAATAACGGCGATGGTACAAACCTTTCGTTTGTCAGTAACAGCAGCGCCAATGGCGGTTGGGATGCTACGGCGATCAGTGCCATGTCCAATACCAAAGTGGTTTATGACTATTATAAAAATACCTTTAATCGCCAAAGCATAGATGATAAAAATAAAAATTTAATGGTGGTGGTGCATTTTGGTCAGGGTTTAGATAATGCGTTTTGGAACGGTACGTTTATGGTTTACGGTGACGGGGGGCAAATTTTTAAGCCTTTAGCGCAATGTTTGGATGTGGCCGCCCATGAAATGACGCACGGTGTGATTGAAAGCTCTGCCAACCTGATCTATGAAAATCAGAGTGGGGCACTGAATGAGTCTTTTGCCGATGTGTTTTCGATGATGGTGGATCGTGATGATTGGTTGGCGGGAGAAGATTGTACTCGCCCAGCACCGTTTTTTTTGCGCAGTGTGCAAGACCCCTCTCAGGGACTGGATCCTCAGCCGACGAAAATGAGTGAATATAAAAACATGCCGAATACCCCACAAACCGATAACGGTGGGGTACACGTCAACAGTGGCATTCCCAATCGAGCGGCGTATCTATTGGCAGAAGGTTTGAGTGTGGAGGGTTTGGGGGTCAGTGTTGGGCGGGCAAAAGCGGAGCAGATGTATTATCGAGCGTTAACGGTTTATTTGACCGCCTCGGCGCAATTTATTGATGCCAGGCGTGCGTTAGTGCAAGCCGCTGAGGATTTGCATGGCGTGGGGGCGGCTGAGGTGGCTTCGGTTAAAGCCGCTTGGGATGCGGTGGAAGTGTTTGATGGGGCGACAGGTGCAACGGCACCTTCGCCCACGACTCCTACGACCACCGATGTGGTCAATGGTGCTGATGTCATGTTCTATCTTTACCCTAGAAGGGACACTGTGGGCACAGTGATTCAACATGAGCTGTTTGCTCAGACAATGTCCAATCCGTTTACCGGTTACGATCAAAACAGTGATCTTCAGTTGAGTTCACGGGCCGCGTTTGACACCCGTCCTGCGGCTTACACCGACAGCAGTGGCACGTATGCTTTTTTTGTTGCTGATGATAAAAACTTGTATCAAGTGGATTCTCTTCGTCAAGAAGTGCAAATCACCAATACGGCGGATATGTGGGGTTTTGCCATCTCTCCTGATGGTCGTTATTTGGCCTATGTAACCAGCTTATCCAGTGATGATCAAATTCATATTATGGATTTTTCCACCACGCCGCCTTCGCGCTTGGATTACAGCGTGCCATTGCCCAGCTATCAAAATGGCTCCCAAGCGTCGCTTGGTTTGGTGCATTACGCCGATTCATTGAATTTTGATTACAGCAGCCGTGTGCTGGTGTTTGATATGTTGGCGTGTACCTCACTGCCCAATAATTCGTGTGTGCAAGGTTTACCTACCGATTCAGCGAGTGGGTTGTCAAATGGTTTGAATTATTGGTCGGTTGGTTTTTTGGATCTCTCTTCTTCGACAATAACGGTGCCGGATTTTTCGTTTCCTTTTCCAACTCAAAATCCAGAAGTTGATTTGGGTTATCCCATGTTTGCTTCCAATAGCAATCGTGTGATCGCGTTGGATTTTATTGAAACCTTGGCAAATCAGAGCCGACAGTCTCAAGTTTTAATTCTTGATTTTGAGACTCAAAGTAGCAATTTGATTTACACCCAACAGACGACAGGCATTGCTTGGGGACAGCCCACCTTTTGGGGTAATGATGATTTTATGTCAATCAATTTGCCTGCCACGACCGGCGTGAGCAGTTCAGCAATCCGAATTCCAATTCAAGGTGCAAATTCACCCACGCCCTGGCAGGGGGATGCGACTCAGGCTGAGGTTTTAAATCAGCTTGGTGTTGCCGCGCCACTGATGCATCGGGCGGGTGTGCGCCAGCTTTCTGGCGCATTGTCTTTAGACCAATCGCTGTTGAGTTTCGGTTCGCTGGTGTTGGGTGAGCAACGTGTTTTGAACATCACGGTGAGCAATCAGGGAAATCGGGATGTGGATATCAGTAATGTTGTCCTTTCGGGGCAGGGTTTTAGTCACAACGCCACCAATACCCGTTTGGCTCGTGGGGCGAGTTTGATTGTGGCAGTGAGTTTTAGCCCGCAGTTGGCTGGAACTCAAGTGGGTACGTTGACTTTTGAAAGTAACGGTACACCAACGAGTTTGTCACTTTCATTAACCGGCACAGGCTTTTCAGTGGGAACGGGAACGGGAACGGGAACGGGAACGGGAACGGGAACGGGAACGGGAACGGGAACAAGCAGTGGTGGTTTGTTAAGCGGAACTGAAGTGCTGTTTGGTCTATTTTTACTTTGGGCAGTCAGGCGTAGAAAGGCGGCTTAA
- a CDS encoding VacJ family lipoprotein encodes MTKTNKTTIIFSHHGRRLLCALLLSSTVGCATLSGPAQENDPWESYNRSMYRFNDGLDRSLIKPIAKGYQFILPSFVQTGVSNFFGNLDDFIVIINDVLQLKGRQGLQDSARVLTNSTLGLLGLIDLASSFGLEKHNEDFGQTLGFWGVPSGPYFVLPLFGPSSVRDSIGIYADGLINPLYTNISTEYGNATMWNAVSLNLVNIRARLLKTSSILDTASLDPYAYSREAYLHRRQNLVHDGTTPSNENLADELDELDELDELDELDNSMS; translated from the coding sequence ATGACCAAGACCAACAAAACAACAATAATATTTTCCCATCATGGGCGCCGCCTGCTCTGCGCACTGCTGCTCAGCAGTACCGTTGGCTGTGCCACCCTGTCAGGGCCTGCCCAAGAGAACGACCCATGGGAATCGTACAATCGATCCATGTACCGCTTTAACGACGGTCTGGATCGCTCACTGATCAAGCCCATTGCCAAAGGTTACCAATTTATTTTACCCAGCTTCGTACAAACAGGAGTCAGTAATTTTTTTGGTAATTTGGATGACTTTATTGTCATCATCAATGATGTTTTGCAACTGAAAGGCCGACAAGGACTGCAAGACAGCGCCCGCGTCCTCACCAACTCCACTCTGGGGCTGCTGGGGCTGATTGACCTTGCCAGCTCTTTTGGGCTGGAAAAGCACAACGAAGATTTTGGTCAAACCCTCGGTTTCTGGGGTGTTCCCAGCGGCCCCTACTTTGTGCTGCCGCTGTTTGGCCCAAGCAGTGTGCGTGACAGTATCGGTATTTATGCCGACGGCCTAATCAACCCACTTTATACCAATATTTCCACGGAGTACGGCAACGCCACCATGTGGAATGCCGTCTCACTCAATCTGGTTAATATTCGTGCACGGCTGCTAAAAACCAGCAGCATCCTCGACACCGCTTCATTAGATCCCTACGCCTACAGCCGCGAAGCCTACCTGCATCGTCGGCAAAATTTGGTTCATGATGGCACAACTCCCAGCAATGAAAATCTCGCCGATGAACTCGATGAACTCGATGAACTCGATGAACTCGATGAACTCGATAACTCGATGAGTTAG
- a CDS encoding ABC transporter substrate-binding protein: MKTVLKFLAFSLLSAFSTLALADSPQEMVIKTTDSLFELLKKEQDRLQSDPVFLRQQVDELILPHMDFNAMTKLAVGKNWRKATAKQRRELEAQFRELLVSTYANSLSEFAKHEIKFLPFRTSSRKNRAQVRSQVLQAGAASISMVYRLRKKKEQWKIYDITIDGISLVTNYRSSFTGEVSKNGIQGLIKVLQDKNQRLADKQTAVAEPS, translated from the coding sequence ATGAAAACCGTATTGAAATTTTTGGCTTTTTCTCTGTTATCTGCATTTTCAACGCTTGCCTTGGCAGACTCTCCGCAAGAGATGGTAATCAAAACCACAGACTCTCTGTTTGAACTGCTGAAAAAAGAGCAGGATCGCCTTCAGTCTGATCCGGTTTTTTTGCGTCAACAGGTGGATGAGCTGATTTTGCCTCATATGGATTTCAATGCCATGACGAAGCTGGCGGTGGGTAAAAACTGGCGTAAGGCGACCGCCAAACAGCGTCGGGAGTTGGAAGCTCAATTCCGTGAACTGTTGGTCAGTACCTACGCCAACTCCTTGTCTGAATTTGCCAAACATGAGATCAAATTTTTACCCTTTCGCACCAGTTCGCGGAAAAATCGCGCCCAAGTTCGCTCTCAGGTGTTGCAAGCGGGTGCGGCTTCCATCTCAATGGTTTATCGTCTACGCAAGAAAAAAGAGCAGTGGAAAATTTACGACATCACCATTGATGGCATCAGTTTGGTGACCAATTATCGCAGCAGTTTTACCGGTGAAGTGAGTAAAAATGGCATTCAAGGGCTGATCAAGGTGCTGCAAGATAAAAACCAACGTTTGGCCGATAAACAGACCGCTGTGGCTGAGCCGTCTTAA
- a CDS encoding KpsF/GutQ family sugar-phosphate isomerase, with protein MNQKKLQQLGLAVIKTERAALQELESRIDQQFVHACELILECQGRVVVTGMGKSGHIGGKIAATLASTGSPAFFVHPGEASHGDLGMITAQDVVLALSNSGETQELLTIIPIIKRLGIPLITLTGNPSSTMAKAANANLNVSVSHEACPLGLAPTASTTATLVMGDALAVALLESRNFTAEDFARSHPGGTLGRRLLLHVGDIMHTGDGIPRVLHNASLSEALMEMTQKGLGMTAIVDAQGTMLGIYTDGDLRRTLDAEINLHQTTIAEVMNSKCKTIAADMLAAEALQRMDQYKINALLVTDEQQRLVGALNMHDLLRAGVV; from the coding sequence ATGAATCAAAAAAAGCTCCAACAATTGGGTTTGGCAGTAATCAAAACCGAACGCGCCGCACTGCAAGAACTTGAGTCACGCATTGACCAGCAGTTTGTCCACGCCTGTGAATTGATCCTAGAGTGCCAAGGTCGAGTGGTGGTCACCGGCATGGGTAAGTCAGGCCACATTGGCGGCAAAATCGCCGCCACCTTGGCCAGCACCGGCAGCCCCGCTTTTTTTGTTCACCCAGGCGAAGCCAGCCACGGCGATTTAGGGATGATTACCGCTCAAGACGTGGTGCTGGCGCTCTCCAATTCCGGTGAGACCCAAGAACTTCTGACCATTATCCCGATCATCAAACGCCTTGGCATTCCTCTGATCACTCTGACCGGCAACCCCAGCTCCACTATGGCCAAAGCCGCCAACGCCAACCTGAATGTCAGCGTCAGTCATGAAGCCTGTCCATTGGGTTTAGCGCCAACCGCCAGCACCACCGCTACCTTAGTAATGGGTGATGCCTTAGCGGTAGCGCTGTTGGAGAGCCGTAATTTTACTGCCGAAGATTTTGCTCGCTCTCACCCGGGTGGCACTCTCGGTCGTCGTCTGCTGCTGCATGTGGGGGACATCATGCACACGGGCGATGGCATTCCCCGTGTGTTGCACAACGCCAGCCTCAGCGAGGCATTAATGGAAATGACCCAAAAAGGTCTTGGCATGACGGCCATCGTTGATGCACAAGGCACCATGCTCGGCATTTACACTGATGGCGATCTGCGCCGCACTCTGGATGCAGAGATCAATCTGCATCAGACCACCATCGCCGAGGTCATGAACAGCAAATGCAAAACCATTGCTGCCGATATGCTGGCCGCTGAAGCACTGCAACGCATGGATCAGTACAAAATTAATGCCCTACTGGTGACCGATGAGCAACAACGGCTCGTGGGCGCACTCAATATGCACGACCTGCTTCGAGCAGGCGTGGTCTAA
- the mlaE gene encoding lipid asymmetry maintenance ABC transporter permease subunit MlaE encodes MSTYLQNLGRSVLDFFERLGRGHLFLWQLLLSLPMLLRRFSLVIQQLHSVGVLTLLITLVAGLFVGMVLGLQGYNTLVDFGAEESLGVMVALTLVRELGPVVAGLLFAGRAGSALTAEIGLMKATEQLSGLEMMAVDPFKRILAPRFLAGFIALPLLALMFSAIGVMGGYLVGVPLLGIDEGAFWSQMHAKVDFVEDVLNGVIKSVVFGLVITWVALFEGYDALPTSEGVSRATTRTVVHASLAILGLDFVLTALMFGS; translated from the coding sequence ATGAGCACGTATTTGCAAAATTTGGGGCGTTCGGTGCTGGATTTTTTTGAGCGTTTGGGGCGCGGGCATCTGTTTTTGTGGCAGTTGTTGCTCAGCTTGCCTATGCTGCTGCGGCGTTTTTCTCTGGTGATCCAGCAACTGCACTCCGTTGGGGTATTAACTCTGCTGATTACCTTGGTGGCCGGTCTCTTTGTCGGCATGGTGCTGGGGTTGCAAGGCTACAATACGCTGGTGGATTTTGGTGCTGAGGAGTCCCTTGGGGTGATGGTGGCCTTGACTTTGGTGCGGGAACTGGGGCCGGTGGTGGCCGGTCTGTTGTTTGCCGGTCGTGCCGGTTCGGCTTTGACCGCCGAGATTGGCTTGATGAAAGCCACCGAGCAACTCTCTGGGTTAGAAATGATGGCGGTTGATCCGTTTAAACGCATCTTAGCACCGCGTTTTTTGGCCGGTTTTATCGCGTTACCGTTGTTGGCCTTGATGTTCAGCGCCATTGGCGTGATGGGGGGGTATTTGGTCGGGGTGCCGTTGTTGGGCATTGATGAAGGTGCCTTTTGGTCGCAGATGCACGCTAAAGTGGATTTTGTTGAAGATGTGCTCAACGGGGTAATTAAGAGTGTGGTTTTTGGGCTGGTGATCACTTGGGTTGCGCTGTTTGAAGGCTACGATGCGCTACCGACCTCGGAAGGGGTCAGCCGAGCTACGACACGCACTGTGGTGCATGCTTCGTTGGCTATTTTAGGGTTGGATTTTGTGCTAACCGCACTGATGTTTGGGAGTTAA
- the mlaD gene encoding outer membrane lipid asymmetry maintenance protein MlaD → MAKRNIEIMVGLFVALALAALFMLAMKVSNISGLQGGQGYHLTAHFDNIGGLKVRAPVTASGVLVGRVSAIRYDTQQFQAEVTLLIEPQYAQFPEDSSASIFTAGLLGEQYIGLEPGAEEVVLREGDELQVTQSAMVLEELIGKFLFDKASGE, encoded by the coding sequence ATGGCTAAGCGCAATATCGAAATTATGGTGGGTCTGTTTGTGGCGTTGGCTTTGGCCGCGCTGTTTATGTTGGCAATGAAAGTAAGCAATATCAGTGGTTTGCAGGGCGGTCAGGGCTATCATTTGACCGCCCATTTTGACAACATCGGTGGCTTGAAGGTGCGTGCGCCCGTGACCGCAAGCGGCGTTTTGGTCGGCAGGGTAAGTGCGATTCGTTACGATACGCAGCAATTTCAGGCAGAGGTGACGTTGTTAATTGAGCCGCAGTACGCTCAGTTTCCTGAGGACAGTTCGGCCAGTATTTTTACCGCTGGTCTGTTGGGTGAGCAGTACATTGGTTTGGAGCCGGGCGCCGAAGAGGTGGTTTTACGCGAAGGTGATGAGCTGCAAGTGACCCAGTCGGCGATGGTGTTGGAAGAGCTGATTGGCAAATTTTTGTTTGATAAAGCCAGTGGTGAGTAG
- the lptA gene encoding lipopolysaccharide transport periplasmic protein LptA — MQSDRQQPATIEADRVEFDDQQKLSVYKGNVIFIQGSTKIHAEQMTLYNRDGQLNRLRIEGKPAKFSQLDDDGNPVDASSALMHYHTDSGLLKLRGNAQLTRPGESIQSEQIDYNSKDKTVLANSGNKEGQKNRRVKIILLPNKTNTPSTP; from the coding sequence ATGCAGAGTGACCGTCAACAACCGGCTACCATTGAAGCCGATCGAGTCGAATTTGATGACCAACAAAAACTCAGTGTTTACAAAGGCAATGTCATCTTCATTCAAGGCAGCACCAAGATCCATGCCGAACAGATGACGCTCTACAACAGAGACGGTCAATTGAATCGGCTGCGCATCGAAGGTAAACCGGCCAAATTCAGCCAGTTGGACGACGATGGCAACCCCGTCGATGCCAGCAGCGCTTTGATGCACTACCACACCGACAGCGGCTTACTGAAACTGCGCGGCAATGCACAACTGACCCGTCCAGGCGAGAGCATTCAAAGCGAACAGATTGACTACAACAGCAAAGACAAAACCGTGCTGGCCAATTCAGGCAATAAAGAAGGCCAGAAAAACCGTCGCGTTAAAATCATTTTATTACCCAATAAAACCAACACCCCAAGCACACCATGA
- a CDS encoding ATP-binding cassette domain-containing protein, with protein sequence MENNANLIKIRGLHFSRGERKIFDGVNMDIPRGKVTAIMGPSGTGKTTLLKLIGAQLQPDQGSLVVDGQDVHCISKKSLYQLRQKMGMLFQSGALLTDLNVYENVAFPLREHTQLPERLIRPLVLTRLHSVGLRGARDLMTSELSGGMARRVALARALIMDPMMIMYDEPFTGQDPISMGVLVELIRTVNDALNLTSIIVSHDVPETLSIADYAYVISNGKVVAHGSPQQLWQSESEWVKQFLDGRADGPVPFHYPAADYQQDLLATAKV encoded by the coding sequence ATGGAAAATAACGCTAACTTAATTAAAATTCGTGGTTTGCACTTCTCTCGTGGTGAGCGAAAAATTTTCGACGGTGTCAATATGGATATCCCACGCGGTAAAGTGACCGCCATTATGGGACCCAGTGGTACCGGTAAAACTACCTTGTTGAAGTTGATTGGTGCGCAACTGCAACCTGATCAAGGTTCACTCGTAGTGGATGGTCAAGATGTGCATTGCATCTCTAAGAAAAGCCTCTATCAACTGCGACAAAAAATGGGCATGTTGTTTCAGAGCGGTGCGCTGCTGACGGATTTGAACGTTTATGAAAACGTCGCTTTTCCGCTGCGTGAGCACACACAACTGCCTGAACGTTTGATTCGGCCTCTGGTATTGACTCGCTTGCACTCTGTGGGCTTGCGTGGCGCACGGGATCTGATGACCTCTGAGTTGTCGGGTGGCATGGCACGGCGGGTGGCGTTGGCGCGCGCTTTGATTATGGATCCGATGATGATTATGTACGATGAGCCGTTTACTGGCCAAGATCCGATCTCAATGGGGGTTCTGGTGGAGTTGATTCGTACCGTTAATGATGCGTTGAATTTGACCAGCATCATTGTTTCTCATGATGTGCCGGAGACGCTCTCCATTGCCGATTACGCTTATGTGATTTCCAATGGCAAGGTGGTGGCGCATGGCTCTCCGCAGCAGCTTTGGCAATCAGAGTCAGAGTGGGTGAAACAGTTTTTGGATGGCAGAGCCGATGGGCCGGTGCCGTTTCACTATCCGGCGGCTGATTATCAGCAGGATCTGCTGGCAACGGCAAAGGTGTGA